From the genome of Novosphingobium sp. TH158, one region includes:
- the recN gene encoding DNA repair protein RecN, with protein sequence MITRLSIRNIVLIEALDLDFARGLGVLTGETGAGKSILLDALGLVLGDRADSGLVRAGEDKASVAATFEFAVLPPALAQVLADADVEIEPGEALVIKRQVKADGGSKASINDQPVGVALLREIAPMLVELHGQHDDRGLVNPRGHRALLDRYARGDVAGVEAAWKAWRTAEDALASARAAIDQASADRDLLLAHLAELTELAPEEGEEEQLAGARADMQKGERLSGDLAELQHLWAGSDSALASLRSAARRLDRIAGEHPLLGEALAALDRAVIEASEAEDRIARAAEALSHDPMMLDRIETRLFDLRAAARKHGCQVDDLPAKAREMRAALDAIEGGEAEIGALEARAHEAGLNYQALAETLSITRYEASQRLDRAVAEELAPLKLDAARFKTQILRLPEDRWGPGGMDAVEFLIATNPGAPFAPLGKIASGGELSRFILALKVALAEEGGAATVIFDEIDRGVGGAVASAIGERLARLAAAGQLLAVTHSPQVAARGGTHYVIAKSSEGTVTRTSVHLLDAAGRQEEIARMLSGAEITAEARAQADRLLEGV encoded by the coding sequence ATGATCACCCGGCTATCCATCCGCAACATCGTCCTGATCGAAGCGCTCGACCTCGATTTCGCGCGCGGGCTGGGCGTGCTGACCGGGGAGACGGGCGCGGGCAAGTCGATCCTGCTCGATGCGCTGGGGCTGGTGCTGGGCGACCGCGCCGATTCCGGGCTGGTCCGCGCCGGTGAAGACAAGGCCAGCGTTGCCGCCACCTTCGAATTTGCCGTGCTTCCGCCCGCGCTGGCGCAGGTTCTGGCCGATGCCGATGTGGAAATCGAGCCCGGCGAAGCGCTCGTCATCAAGCGGCAGGTCAAGGCAGACGGGGGTTCCAAGGCCTCGATCAACGACCAGCCGGTGGGCGTCGCCCTGCTGCGCGAGATTGCCCCGATGCTGGTCGAACTGCACGGCCAGCATGATGATCGCGGACTGGTCAACCCGCGTGGCCACCGGGCGCTGCTCGATCGCTATGCGCGTGGCGATGTGGCCGGCGTGGAGGCCGCGTGGAAGGCCTGGCGCACCGCCGAGGATGCGCTGGCATCGGCCCGCGCCGCCATAGATCAGGCCAGCGCCGACCGTGACCTGCTGCTCGCCCACCTTGCCGAACTGACTGAACTCGCCCCCGAAGAGGGTGAGGAGGAACAGCTCGCCGGTGCCCGCGCCGACATGCAGAAGGGGGAGCGACTTTCCGGCGACCTTGCCGAACTGCAGCACTTGTGGGCCGGTTCCGATTCCGCGCTCGCTTCGCTGCGCAGCGCCGCCCGCCGGCTTGATCGCATTGCCGGCGAGCATCCGCTGCTCGGCGAAGCGCTGGCCGCGCTTGACCGCGCAGTGATCGAAGCGAGCGAGGCGGAAGACCGGATTGCCCGTGCGGCGGAGGCTTTGTCGCACGATCCGATGATGCTTGACCGGATCGAGACGCGCCTGTTCGACCTGCGCGCCGCAGCCCGCAAGCATGGCTGCCAGGTGGATGACCTGCCGGCAAAGGCGCGCGAAATGCGGGCTGCGCTCGATGCCATCGAAGGTGGGGAGGCGGAAATCGGTGCGCTTGAGGCGCGCGCGCACGAGGCAGGGCTGAATTACCAGGCGCTCGCAGAAACACTGTCGATCACGCGCTACGAGGCCTCGCAACGGCTGGACCGGGCCGTGGCAGAGGAACTTGCCCCGCTCAAGCTCGATGCCGCGCGGTTCAAGACGCAGATCCTGCGCCTGCCGGAAGACCGCTGGGGGCCGGGCGGCATGGATGCGGTGGAATTCCTGATCGCCACGAACCCCGGCGCGCCTTTCGCCCCGCTGGGCAAGATCGCCTCGGGCGGCGAGCTTTCGCGCTTCATCCTGGCGCTGAAGGTGGCGCTGGCCGAAGAGGGCGGCGCGGCAACGGTGATCTTCGACGAGATCGACCGCGGCGTTGGCGGTGCGGTTGCCTCCGCGATTGGCGAGCGGCTGGCGCGGCTGGCGGCGGCGGGTCAGCTGCTTGCCGTCACCCATTCGCCGCAGGTCGCCGCGCGGGGCGGGACGCATTACGTCATCGCCAAGTCGAGCGAAGGCACCGTGACACGAACCTCCGTCCACCTGCTCGACGCGGCAGGTCGGCAGGAGGAAATCGCCCGCATGCTCTCGGGCGCCGAAATCACCGCCGAGGCCCGGGCCCAGGCTGATCGCTTGCTGGAAGGCGTATGA
- a CDS encoding SDR family NAD(P)-dependent oxidoreductase produces MTTPAVTALVTGSSRGIGAAIAAGLRQRGVRVIGHATRAVDADTIAADLSEPSAPQLLWEEAMDRADGHIDLLVNNAGLFEANPIDVSDIQWLDSWEDTLRINLTSAAQLARFAVRHWLAEDIGGRVVHIASRAGHRGDSPDHWHYAAAKGGMLALHKTIARQYAGHGIMSYAVTPGFTDTAMAGDYLASRGGAGILADIPLGRVATPQEIATIAVFCALDAPESMTGATLDANGASYVR; encoded by the coding sequence ATGACCACTCCAGCCGTCACCGCCCTTGTCACCGGCTCTTCCCGCGGGATCGGTGCGGCCATCGCCGCCGGGCTCAGGCAACGCGGCGTGCGGGTGATCGGCCATGCGACGCGCGCGGTCGATGCCGATACCATCGCCGCCGACCTCTCCGAGCCTTCGGCGCCCCAGCTGCTCTGGGAAGAAGCCATGGACCGCGCCGATGGCCACATCGACCTGCTGGTCAACAATGCCGGCCTGTTCGAGGCGAACCCGATCGACGTTTCCGACATCCAGTGGCTCGATTCGTGGGAAGACACGCTGCGCATCAACCTCACCTCGGCGGCGCAGCTGGCGCGCTTTGCCGTGCGTCACTGGCTGGCAGAGGATATCGGCGGGCGCGTGGTCCATATCGCCAGCCGCGCCGGGCACCGCGGCGATTCGCCCGATCACTGGCACTATGCCGCTGCAAAGGGCGGCATGCTGGCCCTGCACAAGACCATCGCCCGGCAATATGCCGGCCACGGCATCATGAGCTATGCGGTGACGCCGGGCTTTACCGATACGGCCATGGCGGGAGACTATCTCGCCAGCCGGGGCGGCGCGGGCATCCTTGCGGACATTCCGCTCGGCCGGGTCGCCACGCCGCAGGAAATCGCCACCATCGCCGTGTTCTGCGCGCTCGATGCGCCCGAAAGCATGACCGGGGCGACACTCGATGCCAATGGAGCAAGCTATGTCCGCTAG
- the bla gene encoding subclass B3 metallo-beta-lactamase, with protein MSARPAAAGVLAAAILATGLAAPSAAQPLPPRPGETRNIAAACAGKDGWAQPAPPARLFGRTYYVGTCGITALLVETRAGLVLLDAGVPEAAPLVLENIRRLGFSPRMVRWIVISHEHYDHAGAVAAIQRETGARVIAGPFQSDILSSGKPSPEDPQAPLLEKEPMQPLQVAYAVRNNGTLNAGSVVFTAHATPAHSPGSTSWTWRECEGAVCRTIAYADSATTISADGYRFADNPKRVGEVRSGIAKIAALPCDIIVTPHPSSSGLFPRMSGIKPLALPGSCRTYADAALKRFEERLASETRPVSAAK; from the coding sequence ATGTCCGCTAGGCCCGCCGCTGCAGGCGTTCTCGCCGCCGCAATCCTCGCCACCGGGCTTGCCGCGCCGTCTGCCGCGCAGCCGCTGCCGCCGCGCCCCGGCGAGACGCGCAACATCGCCGCGGCCTGCGCCGGAAAGGATGGCTGGGCGCAGCCGGCACCGCCGGCGCGGCTGTTCGGGCGCACCTATTATGTCGGCACCTGCGGCATCACGGCCCTGCTTGTGGAAACCAGGGCCGGGCTGGTCCTGCTCGATGCGGGTGTGCCGGAAGCCGCCCCGCTGGTGCTGGAAAACATCCGCCGCCTCGGCTTTTCGCCGCGCATGGTGCGCTGGATCGTCATCAGCCACGAACATTACGACCATGCCGGTGCGGTTGCCGCCATCCAGCGGGAGACCGGCGCGCGGGTGATCGCCGGGCCGTTCCAGTCGGATATCCTGTCCAGCGGCAAGCCCTCGCCTGAAGACCCGCAGGCACCGCTGCTGGAAAAGGAACCGATGCAGCCGCTGCAGGTCGCCTATGCGGTGCGCAACAACGGCACACTTAATGCCGGCTCGGTGGTTTTCACCGCCCATGCCACGCCTGCCCATTCCCCGGGATCGACCAGCTGGACCTGGCGCGAATGCGAAGGCGCGGTGTGCCGCACCATCGCCTATGCCGACAGCGCGACGACCATATCGGCGGACGGCTATCGCTTTGCCGACAACCCCAAGCGGGTGGGCGAAGTCCGATCCGGCATCGCGAAGATTGCCGCCCTGCCCTGCGACATCATCGTTACGCCCCACCCATCGTCGAGCGGCCTGTTCCCGCGCATGTCCGGGATCAAGCCGCTCGCCCTGCCCGGTTCATGCCGCACCTATGCCGATGCCGCGCTCAAGCGGTTCGAGGAACGGCTCGCTTCCGAAACACGCCCGGTATCGGCCGCGAAATGA
- a CDS encoding tannase/feruloyl esterase family alpha/beta hydrolase, with protein MAGPESLRSRLVTISRAALLASLGTLASASAAGGPQATAGAVTCDVAAIQKVAPSDTRIVEARWLDAPVRHCRVDGYVTTENPGPNRNNFRLQLPEKSLWAGRFFFIGLGGSGGAVPTEAQVPRGNPLVKGFAVAGTDKGHQSDPLDWSFASDPAKALDNAHRGGHVTTGAAQAITRAFYGVRKMHRYHTGCSGGGDMGMRAMQYHPDDYDGVLLGWIGGPYPGDPRKTMTAWNYSVVMREMVREPGSWISPAKRQFLQDKALALCDAADGAKDEMIWDSRQCKLDLSRLACTGGDRPDCLSGPEITSVTNIVRDTVWPISNISSWSTYMGSVPPPWDPSPSRENAAKTAMGYVILNNWARTHLRQPDRDVLKQPLTEAEVEQIYKGQLGAFVWPGGAWDLAAFEKGGGKSIFYVGVGDPAFPHDGLENWFRILTEKVGASRRDGFARLYQVPGWGHCGGGTGPDDGADVMLEALVNWVEKGTPPRGLEMHRGADRARFQFASATPGRIGVDVGSASGRPRDFLVCPYPYRSVFDRSKASDPAAVYDARNWSCRKADK; from the coding sequence ATGGCTGGACCGGAATCGCTGCGCAGTCGCCTGGTCACTATTTCGCGGGCGGCATTGCTTGCCAGTCTGGGAACCCTTGCAAGCGCATCGGCGGCGGGCGGCCCCCAAGCCACCGCCGGTGCGGTCACCTGCGACGTGGCCGCCATCCAGAAGGTTGCACCGTCCGATACCCGCATCGTCGAGGCGCGATGGCTGGATGCGCCGGTCCGGCACTGCCGGGTCGACGGCTATGTCACAACGGAAAACCCGGGGCCCAACCGCAACAACTTCCGGTTGCAGCTACCGGAAAAGAGCCTCTGGGCCGGGCGCTTCTTCTTTATCGGCCTTGGCGGTTCGGGAGGAGCCGTTCCGACCGAGGCACAGGTTCCGCGCGGCAATCCGCTCGTAAAAGGATTTGCCGTGGCGGGCACGGACAAGGGCCACCAGTCGGACCCGCTCGACTGGAGCTTCGCCAGCGATCCGGCCAAGGCGCTCGATAATGCGCATCGCGGCGGACATGTGACGACCGGGGCAGCGCAGGCTATCACGAGGGCCTTCTACGGCGTCAGGAAGATGCATCGCTATCACACCGGCTGTTCGGGCGGTGGCGACATGGGCATGCGGGCGATGCAGTATCACCCCGATGACTATGACGGGGTCCTGCTGGGGTGGATCGGCGGCCCCTATCCGGGTGATCCGCGCAAGACGATGACGGCATGGAACTATTCCGTCGTCATGCGCGAAATGGTGCGCGAGCCGGGGTCATGGATTTCGCCGGCGAAGCGGCAATTCCTTCAGGACAAGGCACTGGCCCTGTGCGACGCGGCAGATGGCGCGAAGGACGAAATGATCTGGGACTCGCGCCAGTGCAAGCTGGACCTGTCGCGCCTGGCCTGCACGGGCGGGGACAGGCCGGACTGCCTTTCCGGGCCAGAGATCACTTCCGTGACCAACATCGTCAGGGACACCGTCTGGCCGATCTCCAACATCAGCAGCTGGAGCACCTACATGGGATCGGTCCCGCCGCCGTGGGATCCTTCGCCCTCGCGCGAGAACGCGGCGAAAACCGCCATGGGCTATGTGATCCTCAACAACTGGGCGCGCACCCACTTGCGCCAGCCCGATCGCGATGTCCTGAAGCAGCCGCTGACCGAGGCAGAGGTCGAGCAGATCTACAAAGGCCAGCTTGGCGCATTTGTCTGGCCCGGCGGCGCGTGGGACCTGGCGGCGTTCGAGAAAGGGGGCGGAAAGTCCATCTTCTATGTCGGGGTAGGGGACCCGGCATTTCCGCACGATGGCCTTGAAAACTGGTTCAGGATCCTGACCGAAAAGGTTGGCGCAAGCCGCCGGGATGGATTTGCCAGGCTTTACCAGGTCCCCGGCTGGGGCCACTGCGGCGGCGGCACCGGGCCCGATGATGGCGCCGATGTCATGCTCGAAGCCCTGGTCAACTGGGTCGAGAAGGGAACGCCGCCCCGGGGCCTCGAAATGCACCGGGGTGCCGATCGCGCCCGGTTCCAGTTTGCCAGCGCAACACCTGGCCGGATCGGTGTCGACGTAGGCTCTGCCAGCGGCCGCCCCCGCGATTTCCTGGTCTGCCCCTATCCCTACCGGTCCGTCTTCGATCGATCGAAGGCATCGGACCCTGCTGCGGTTTACGATGCCCGGAACTGGTCCTGCCGCAAGGCGGACAAGTAG
- a CDS encoding 50S ribosomal protein L11 methyltransferase, with protein MSWKITAFARRPVIEGALLAHEDAWDWDPDIVISGSEIAEDKPDDWQLEAWLPRKPGKADKAALAGLFGGSPPPFEIEKLPDVDWLTQSQQGLEPIRAGVFHVHTPDHPALSEGGIRDYCIPASQAFGTGQHATTAGCLAMLTHMKVQGVVVRNLADIGTGTGLLAFAALHLWPRALATASDIDAVCVGVVEDNAELNGVAMGAAPGEVTMLVADGMEHPLLEARGPYDLVIANILAGPLIGLAPDFAKALIPGGHLLLAGLLESQEAQVRRACRLAGLRLAARLVNGDWSILWLRKRVGIRGRKARTGALAEWAQRW; from the coding sequence ATGAGCTGGAAAATCACGGCATTTGCCCGCCGCCCGGTAATCGAGGGCGCGCTGCTGGCGCATGAGGATGCCTGGGACTGGGATCCCGATATCGTCATTTCCGGCAGCGAGATTGCCGAAGACAAGCCCGATGACTGGCAGCTGGAAGCATGGCTGCCGCGCAAGCCGGGCAAGGCCGACAAGGCCGCGCTTGCCGGACTGTTCGGCGGTTCGCCGCCGCCCTTCGAGATCGAGAAGCTGCCCGATGTCGATTGGCTGACGCAGAGCCAGCAAGGGCTGGAGCCGATCCGCGCCGGGGTGTTTCACGTCCACACCCCCGATCACCCAGCCCTCAGCGAGGGCGGGATCAGGGATTACTGCATTCCCGCCAGCCAGGCCTTCGGCACCGGCCAGCACGCGACCACGGCCGGCTGCCTTGCCATGCTGACCCATATGAAGGTGCAGGGCGTGGTGGTTCGCAATCTTGCCGATATCGGCACGGGCACCGGCCTGCTGGCCTTTGCCGCGCTGCACCTGTGGCCACGTGCGCTGGCCACGGCGAGCGATATCGACGCGGTCTGCGTCGGTGTGGTCGAGGATAATGCCGAACTCAACGGCGTGGCCATGGGCGCGGCTCCGGGCGAAGTGACCATGCTGGTAGCAGACGGCATGGAACACCCCCTGCTCGAAGCGCGCGGGCCCTATGACCTGGTCATTGCCAATATCCTTGCCGGCCCGCTGATCGGCCTTGCGCCGGACTTCGCCAAGGCGCTGATCCCCGGCGGGCACCTGCTGCTGGCGGGCCTGCTCGAATCGCAGGAAGCCCAGGTGCGGCGTGCCTGCCGCCTCGCCGGTCTGCGGCTGGCGGCCCGGCTGGTGAACGGGGACTGGTCGATCCTCTGGCTGCGGAAGCGCGTCGGCATTCGCGGGCGCAAGGCCCGCACCGGTGCACTCGCCGAGTGGGCGCAGCGCTGGTAA
- a CDS encoding TonB-dependent receptor, whose amino-acid sequence MHSFVRSGLLAATAVGALISAPVHAQTTAAAATPADPQAEEDVSRGEVIIVTARRRQETAQKVPLAISVIKADSIESTGNFNVTKLPQLAPTLQVYTSNPRNTSVNIRGIGVPFGLTSDGFEQGVGIYVDDVYNSRVAAATFDFLDVQQVEVLRGPQGTLYGKNTTAGAINITTNAPTFEFEGRGELTLGNLSFRQAKAAVSGPLSDTVAVRLAGSFTNRRGTIYNVTSKQWINEQDNLGLRAQVLFKPSEDLSITLSGDYSAQDPECCGTVYVRTGLTQRALSRQYEALAAAQGYTVVSRNPFARLTDLDAPLDAGNKIGGASVKVKWDIGAGTLTSVSAWRFWDWKPKNDRDFTGLSVVSASNNPSQQDQYSQELRYNYSGDRLDFVVGAFGFHQRIDTQGIEQQGINASKWNLTGALSNDPSVLSGLTARNTQWLKATSAALYGQLSYKLTDRLTVQPGLRLNYDKKSGFYQRRVFNGAGTEISCFNPAPASGTVLAAQCGIYSPQVSAPSASDWNFSYDFNLNYRFSPDVLAYATYAKSFKTIGINQNGLPTDSAGNPITAAGTVKPESVNHFEIGLKTQFWNRLATFNLAAFHTSIANYQVTVSNGQFGVLRGYLANAGKVRTQGIEADFKIRPSDRFSAYANAAYTDARYVRFVDAPCPPELAGGTTATAGQTPSAPGRPGGISPANCDISGQRLPGVSKWAFSYGAEANFPARLLDKEGQVYLGVDGSYRSGFSSNPSESVYTNIEGYALTNLRLGFRSEGFDIYGWVRNVFDVNYFELLQVAPGNVGLIAGQPGDPRTFGATVKFGF is encoded by the coding sequence ATGCATTCGTTCGTCCGCAGCGGCCTGCTGGCCGCAACCGCCGTTGGTGCCCTGATTTCGGCACCTGTCCACGCCCAGACCACCGCTGCCGCCGCCACTCCGGCCGATCCGCAGGCGGAAGAAGACGTCAGCCGCGGCGAGGTGATCATCGTCACCGCCCGCCGCCGGCAGGAAACCGCGCAGAAGGTTCCGCTGGCGATCTCCGTCATCAAGGCGGATTCGATTGAATCGACCGGCAACTTCAACGTCACCAAGCTGCCGCAGCTTGCGCCCACGCTGCAGGTCTATACCTCGAACCCGCGCAACACCTCGGTCAACATCCGCGGCATCGGCGTCCCCTTCGGCCTCACCAGCGACGGCTTCGAACAGGGCGTCGGCATCTATGTCGACGATGTCTACAACTCGCGCGTTGCCGCGGCGACCTTCGATTTCCTCGATGTCCAGCAGGTCGAAGTCCTGCGCGGTCCGCAAGGCACGCTTTACGGCAAGAACACGACAGCCGGCGCGATCAACATCACCACCAACGCGCCGACCTTCGAGTTCGAGGGGCGCGGCGAGCTGACGCTGGGCAACCTTTCCTTCCGCCAGGCCAAGGCGGCCGTTTCCGGGCCGCTTTCGGATACGGTCGCGGTGCGGCTGGCAGGCAGCTTCACCAACCGCCGTGGCACGATCTATAACGTGACCTCGAAGCAGTGGATCAACGAGCAGGACAACCTGGGCCTGCGCGCGCAGGTGCTGTTCAAGCCCAGCGAGGACCTGTCGATCACGCTTTCGGGCGACTATTCGGCGCAGGATCCCGAATGCTGCGGCACGGTTTACGTCCGCACCGGCCTGACGCAGCGTGCTTTGTCGCGCCAGTACGAGGCACTGGCCGCGGCGCAGGGCTATACGGTGGTCAGCCGCAATCCCTTTGCCCGCCTGACCGATCTCGATGCCCCGCTCGATGCCGGGAACAAGATCGGCGGCGCTTCGGTGAAGGTGAAGTGGGACATCGGCGCGGGCACGCTGACCTCGGTCTCGGCCTGGCGCTTCTGGGACTGGAAGCCGAAGAACGACCGCGACTTCACCGGGCTGTCGGTGGTCTCCGCTTCCAACAACCCTTCGCAGCAGGACCAGTATAGCCAGGAGCTGCGCTACAACTATTCGGGTGACAGGCTCGATTTCGTGGTCGGCGCATTCGGTTTCCACCAGCGGATCGACACGCAGGGGATCGAGCAGCAGGGCATCAATGCCAGCAAGTGGAACCTGACCGGGGCGCTGTCGAACGATCCGTCCGTCCTCTCGGGCCTTACCGCGCGCAACACCCAGTGGCTGAAGGCAACGAGCGCTGCGCTCTATGGCCAGCTCAGCTACAAGCTGACCGACAGGCTGACCGTCCAGCCCGGGCTTCGCCTCAACTATGACAAGAAGTCCGGCTTCTACCAGCGCCGGGTGTTTAACGGTGCGGGCACGGAAATCTCGTGCTTCAACCCGGCCCCGGCTTCGGGCACCGTCCTGGCGGCGCAGTGCGGCATCTATTCGCCGCAGGTCAGCGCGCCCTCGGCAAGTGACTGGAACTTCAGCTACGATTTCAACCTGAACTACCGCTTCTCGCCCGATGTGCTGGCCTATGCGACCTATGCCAAGAGCTTCAAGACCATCGGCATCAACCAGAACGGGCTGCCCACCGACAGCGCGGGCAATCCGATCACGGCAGCAGGCACGGTGAAGCCGGAATCGGTCAATCACTTCGAGATTGGCCTCAAGACCCAGTTCTGGAACCGGCTGGCCACGTTCAACCTTGCGGCGTTCCACACGTCGATCGCCAATTATCAGGTGACGGTCAGCAATGGCCAGTTCGGCGTGCTGCGCGGCTATCTGGCCAATGCCGGCAAGGTCCGTACGCAGGGCATCGAGGCAGACTTCAAGATCCGGCCGAGCGACCGCTTCTCCGCCTATGCCAACGCCGCCTATACCGATGCCCGCTACGTCAGGTTCGTCGATGCCCCGTGCCCGCCCGAGCTGGCCGGTGGCACCACCGCGACCGCAGGCCAGACGCCCAGCGCGCCCGGCAGGCCCGGCGGCATCAGCCCGGCCAATTGCGACATCTCCGGCCAGCGCCTGCCCGGCGTTTCGAAGTGGGCCTTCTCCTACGGGGCAGAGGCCAATTTTCCCGCCCGCCTGCTGGACAAGGAAGGGCAGGTCTACCTTGGCGTGGACGGCAGCTACCGCTCGGGCTTTTCGTCAAACCCGTCGGAATCGGTCTATACCAACATCGAAGGCTATGCGCTCACCAACCTGCGCCTGGGCTTCCGGTCGGAAGGCTTCGATATCTACGGCTGGGTCAGGAACGTGTTTGACGTCAATTACTTCGAACTCCTCCAGGTCGCGCCGGGCAATGTCGGCCTGATCGCCGGCCAGCCGGGAGACCCGCGCACCTTCGGGGCAACGGTAAAATTCGGGTTTTGA
- the ligA gene encoding NAD-dependent DNA ligase LigA: protein MMDLGEADAANELMRLARAIARHNRLYHAEDSPEISDAEYDALVRRNAELEAAYPHLVREDSPSRKVGHEVAASPLSKVTHEVRMMSLDNAFSDEDAAEFVARVRRFLNLPNDAPVAMTAEDKIDGLSCSLRYEAGRLVRAATRGDGQVGEDVTANVATISDIPQILAGEVPDVFEIRGEVFMAKADFVALNARQEAAGDKIFANPRNAAAGSLRQKDAAITASRPLRFLAHGWGAASAVPAESQFAMMQRIAAWGVPVSPLLVRCESLDQMLAHYRSIEHQRADLPYDIDGVVYKVDRLDWQERLGFVAKAPRWGMAHKFPAERAETTLEAIDIQVGRTGKLTPVGRLKPVTVGGVVVQNVTLHNRDEISRLGLRVGDRVVLQRAGDVIPQVVENLTRDDPRAAYAFPDHCPECDSEAVAEEGEVDVRCTGGLICPAQRTERLKHFVSRAALDIEGLGEKTIDKFFALGWLESPADIFRLRARRSAILEREGWKEKSVDNLLAAIEAKRAPDAARLLFGLGIRHVGAVTARDLLKRFTTLPALRSAAEAAHGGDGDALAELASIDGIGPAVIEALGDFFHEPHNVAVWEDLLSEVSPPDYVVETKASAVSGKTVVFTGKLETMSRDEAKAQAERLGAKAAGSVSAKTDLVVAGPGAGSKLKQAAALGIEVIDEAAWAEIVRAAG, encoded by the coding sequence ATGATGGATCTGGGCGAAGCCGACGCCGCCAACGAGCTGATGCGCCTTGCCCGCGCAATCGCGCGGCACAACCGGCTCTATCATGCCGAGGATTCGCCCGAGATTTCCGACGCGGAATACGATGCGCTGGTGCGCCGCAATGCCGAGCTGGAGGCCGCCTATCCGCACCTCGTCCGCGAGGACAGCCCCAGCCGGAAGGTGGGGCATGAGGTAGCCGCATCGCCGCTGTCGAAGGTCACGCACGAGGTTCGCATGATGAGCCTCGACAATGCGTTCTCGGACGAGGATGCGGCCGAATTCGTCGCTCGCGTGCGCCGGTTCCTGAACCTGCCGAACGATGCGCCGGTCGCCATGACAGCAGAGGACAAGATCGACGGGCTGTCCTGTTCGCTGCGCTATGAAGCCGGGCGGCTCGTCCGTGCGGCAACCCGCGGCGACGGGCAGGTGGGTGAGGACGTGACGGCGAATGTCGCCACGATTTCCGATATTCCCCAGATACTTGCCGGTGAAGTTCCAGACGTTTTCGAGATTCGGGGCGAGGTCTTCATGGCCAAGGCGGATTTCGTTGCGCTCAATGCGCGGCAGGAAGCGGCGGGCGACAAGATCTTTGCCAATCCGCGTAATGCCGCCGCCGGGTCGCTGCGGCAGAAGGATGCTGCGATCACCGCCAGCCGGCCCTTGCGCTTCCTGGCCCACGGCTGGGGTGCGGCAAGCGCCGTTCCCGCGGAGAGCCAGTTCGCCATGATGCAGCGCATTGCCGCCTGGGGTGTGCCGGTCTCGCCATTGCTGGTGCGCTGCGAAAGTCTTGACCAAATGCTCGCGCATTATCGCAGCATTGAGCATCAACGTGCTGATCTGCCTTACGATATCGATGGCGTCGTCTACAAGGTTGACCGGCTGGACTGGCAAGAGCGGCTGGGCTTCGTCGCCAAGGCGCCGCGCTGGGGCATGGCGCACAAGTTTCCCGCTGAACGGGCAGAGACGACGCTGGAGGCCATCGACATCCAGGTCGGGCGGACCGGCAAGCTGACCCCGGTGGGCCGGCTCAAGCCGGTGACGGTGGGCGGGGTCGTCGTCCAGAACGTCACCCTGCACAACCGTGACGAGATTAGCCGGCTGGGCCTGCGGGTAGGGGACCGGGTGGTGCTGCAGCGCGCCGGTGACGTCATTCCGCAAGTCGTCGAGAACCTGACGCGCGACGATCCCCGCGCCGCCTATGCCTTTCCCGACCATTGCCCGGAATGCGACAGCGAGGCGGTTGCCGAGGAGGGGGAGGTTGACGTGCGCTGCACCGGCGGGCTGATCTGCCCGGCGCAGCGGACCGAACGGCTCAAGCATTTCGTTTCGCGCGCGGCGCTGGACATCGAAGGGCTTGGCGAGAAGACGATCGACAAGTTCTTCGCGCTCGGCTGGCTGGAAAGCCCGGCGGATATCTTCCGGCTGCGCGCGCGCCGCTCTGCCATTCTCGAGCGCGAGGGGTGGAAGGAAAAGTCGGTCGACAACCTCCTCGCCGCGATCGAGGCAAAGCGCGCGCCCGATGCGGCCCGTCTGCTTTTCGGCCTTGGCATCCGCCATGTCGGCGCGGTGACGGCGCGCGACCTGCTCAAGCGATTCACCACGCTGCCCGCGCTGCGCTCGGCGGCTGAGGCGGCGCATGGCGGAGACGGTGACGCGCTTGCCGAGCTGGCATCCATTGACGGGATCGGCCCTGCCGTGATCGAGGCGCTGGGCGATTTCTTCCACGAACCGCACAATGTCGCGGTGTGGGAAGACCTGCTCAGCGAGGTTTCGCCGCCGGACTATGTGGTGGAGACAAAGGCCAGCGCCGTTTCGGGCAAGACGGTGGTATTCACCGGCAAGCTGGAAACCATGAGCCGCGACGAGGCCAAGGCGCAGGCCGAAAGGCTGGGCGCCAAGGCCGCCGGTTCGGTCAGCGCCAAGACGGACCTTGTCGTCGCCGGGCCGGGCGCAGGATCGAAGCTGAAGCAGGCGGCGGCGCTGGGCATCGAGGTGATCGACGAGGCCGCCTGGGCCGAAATCGTCAGGGCCGCGGGCTAG